ATTTTATTACCAAGTTTTCCTGATTAGATCTTCACTGACTTCTGTTAAGGTTTAACGTCAGTGAAGGTTCTGAAAATCTGACAGATATGATCTTCATCAGTAATCGTATGTCTATGTCGTTTAGCGTTGTTTGGTTTTCGATTCATCTTCTCTTAGGCGTTAAAACTTGCATTGATTCATGTCATTAGCAAAGTCTTATCTATTTCGAGCCACTGAACCATGATAGCTCATTCAGTTACTCTTATCCCTCATCCAATCAGTGAATCTCCACTTATAAAAAACGTAAGCCTCATCCCTTGAAAATCATTTTCACATTCCAATAGCCATAGAAATTTCTcagtataaattttttatatggaTTGGCTCCGACTAAGGTGTTTCGAAAAGGTTAGTGGAGGAGACGGTGGTGGTGGTAGCCAATATCATGACGGCACTGAAACTGATAGGAAGAAGAAATCGTCACACCGCTCAACAGATTCAACGACTTGAATCgtattttcttctctctttttttttttctgattcagAAACTCTTATAATGGTTTGAATCTCTTGCAGGAGTTTCAAGGAGTGTGCTCATCCAGATGATAAGCAGAGGAACCAACTTAGCAGAGAATTGGGTTTGGCTCCAAGACAAACCAAGTTTTGTTCCAGAACAGAAGAACAGAAGAACTCAGCTTAAGGTTATGTGtcttaatctctctctctctctctctctctctctctctctctctctctctctctctctctctctctctctctctctctctctctctttgtgtgtttaaaatgttgtttgacTAAGATTTGTTGATACTGTTTCTGTAGGCGCAACATGAGAGAGCAGATAACAATGCACTAAAGGCAGAGAACGACAAGATTCGATGTGAGAACAAAGCCATTAGAGAAGCACTCAAGCATGCTATATGCCTTAACTGTGGAGGTCCTCCCGTTAGTGAAGATCCTTACTTCGATGAGCATAAGCTCCGGATCGAAAATGCACATTTTAGAGACGAGGTTTTGTTTATCGATTATGGTTTAATCATTCAAGCCCCCTTCTCATTTCTAAATCTGATCTTTATTGCACAGCTTAAAAGAATGTCAACGGTTGCACCAAATTACATGGGAAGACCAATCTCCTCCCACCTCTCAACGCTACACCCAATGCACATCTCACCGTTGGATCTGTCCATGGCTGGTGCTTCACTGGATTTTGATCTTCTTCCAGGGAGTTATATGCATTATCAGCCTAATAACTTGGCTACTATATCAGACATGGACAAGCCTCTTATGAACGACATTGCTTTGACTGCGATGGAAGAATTGCTTAGGCTTTTTTAATACAAACAAACCTCTCTGGACTACAGCTGATTGTGGCGGCGGCAGAGGCGTTCTCAACTTGATGCTCAGGTTTATATGTTTGCAGAGTTTGACTATGAAACCGGTGGTGGTCAATGCTTCCTCAGTAAGTAAGATGCTCAAATAATAGGCTGTTAGTTCCGATCATGAAAAGCAACAAAATCGTGGACTTTAGATTCTCAATGGTGAATGTATAATAGTATTTAACTTTGGAAGATTATACATAGACTGTCTCAGATTTTTGAAGAATGATACAATCAGTTTATGGTTACATGGTTTGAACCTCTCGCACTAATTATATCTTTGTCCATTAGGCTCATTTGCAGGAAAATCTCTAATCCCTTTTGttctattatttgttttatcaatGTATAGATAAAAGGTCATGGTTATTTTCATGAACTTTAAATGAATTCAGTCATGAGAGCTTGACCATTAAGTATATGGAATAGACTACTAGATTTTGCCTCAAGGTTGTTTTGAATGAATCAATCAAGGACCATTTCTTATGAAAATTGTATTCATCGAAGAAcataaatacattaattaatagCAGTAAGAATTAACTACATGAatcataaaaaatgttttttttttgaatgaatgttaaatttattcatcaaaaaaacctTTATTACATCATGTGTGAACCTCTGTTTTAACCTTCATATTTTCCTACAAACTTTAAACTACTACGAACTTGTTTAAAGAcgagtgctaaaccaaaattgaaGTCCACTTTCCCACCCCTTCACATGCTTCCTTCTCAGTACACTCAGTTTGTTCCTAACTCCCTTCTCTACCAACTTCATAACGGCAGCAATAGGCAACGCCTTCTCATTATGCCTTATCTTATTCCTCGCTCTCCATATAGCAAGTATAGCTGCTTGAAAAGCATAGCGCAAGCAgaatctcttctttctttccaGTCGCTCATCCAAGATTATGGACATAATGTCCTGCCAGACGTTGGCGTGGTTACTGAGCAAGATACCCTTAGTGAGATGTTCCCAAATTTGAGTAGAGAAACCACACTCGAAGAATAGGTGGTTTCTGGACTCCGGTTCACTTTTGCAGTGAACACAAGTTACATCGATCCCATGATCCCACTTAGATATACGATCCATAGTCGACAATCTGTCTCTAGCCGCAAGCCACGCTACAAAAGCAAACTTTGGAGTTGCTTGAGAGAACCAGATCCCGTAGCCCAATCACATCTCTCCTCATTTGTTCTCATTAATGTCCAAGTTTCAGATGTGGAGAAACTTTGCTTGTAACCTGATCCTTGTCTCCGAACATTCTTGTCTTCTGCTTCATCTCTCAGCTTTTCTTTTGCCGCCGCTAACTCAATCTCAATTTCATTAAGCAACAGCGAACggtttctccttcttcttctacttctcaTAAGTCCTTCTTCCACCGTAGCTTCCCGCTTAATTCCCATATCAACAATGCCCCGTTCACCTAGTACTGAGATTAGAACTCCTCTTTCAGACCAGTTATCAAACCAGAACGAAGTTTGTCTTCCATTGCCCAGTTCTTTCTTATGAAAGCTCCTAGCAATATCCCTCATCTTTATTATCTTTTTCCACATCCAAGAGCCCACTTGTGTTGTCTCACTAATCTCCCAAAAGCTTTTTTGTTTTAACAGGTTACTCTTGATCCATTTTCCCCATAAAGATGTTCCCGAAAGCAATCTCCATATTAGCTTTAAAACATGTATTTTGTTCACCACTCTGAGGTCTCTGATTCCCAACCCACCCTCAGTCTTCACCTGACAGACAGTATACCAGGCAACCTTAGCACCTGTAGTTTTCAGCTCTGGCCCCGTCCAAAGAAAGGCTCCGCATATACTCTCAATCTCTTGAATGCACTTACTAGGGAGGAGGTAAACTGAAGCCCAGAAGTTTACCAAACTCATTATCACtgcttttaacagttttagtctTCCAGCATAAGAAAGAAATCTGCTCGTCCAAGTGCTGATTCTACCTCTGATGTTCTCAACTAACGGGAAATAGTCTTGCTGCCTCATAGCTTTGGTCATCAACGGTAACCCCAGATAACGTACTGGAAGTTCTCCTTTAGCAAACGGGAAATTTGACAGAATCCTATTCTCATCTTCCTCTACTACACCAGCTAAATACAAAGTGGACTTCTCGATGCTTATCTTCAGACCCGACCACTTCTCAAAGATATCAAACACCGATAGAGCACCCTGAACAGACTCTTTCGACCCTTCCACAAAAACCATCAAGTCGTCCGCAAAACAAAGATGTGTAATATCAAGTGACTTACATCGAGGATGATACTTGAACACCTTTTCTTTTGCTGCTTTATCTATCTTTTTTGAAAGCACATTCATGCATAACACAAATAGATAGGGGGAAAGTGAGCACTCTTGTCGCAGACCTCTAGAACTTTGAAAATATCCAGCCAAATCACCGTTGACTTGCACTGAAAAAGAAGCCGTCGTTATACACAATCTGATCAAACTAATAAACTTCTCCGAGAATCCTAGCGCCTCCAAACTCTTCAATACAAATGACCATTGAACCGAGTCAAATGCCTTTGAGATATCAATCTTCATCACTCCCCTTTGCGTAATAGAGTCTTTGTGATAGTCTTTCACCAGTTCAGAAGCTAGCAGAACATTCTCCATCAATAAACGCCCTTTGATGAAAGCAGATTGATTCTCAGATATTATCTTAGGCAGAACCCTCTTCAGTCTATTTGCCAATATCTTCGAGACCACTTTATACAGCACGTTACAGCTGGCTATAGGCCTAAAATCTTTCATCTCCAACGAATCAACCTTCTTCGGGACTAAAGCTAGTATAGTAGAGTTGACTCCTTTTGGAAGAAAACTATACCTGAAAACTGACTGAACCGCAACAATGAAATCTTGTCCAATCACCGGCCAAGCAACATGAAAGAACTCACATGGATACCCATCCGGCCCTGGAGATTTGTGAGAAGCCATCGAAAATAACACCTTCTTTATTCCCTCTGCAGTGACCTCTACATCCAAGTATCTCCCATCTTCTTCAGAGCATCTATATTGCAGAAGATCTTTTAGCTCATCCACAGTTGCTCCTTGATAGTTATCAGGGGTCTGATTCAAAAACTCCGAGAAATGTCTTTCAGCCTCCATCTTTATATCCTTATGGTTCACAAGCCTATTACCATTTGAGCACCGTATCTCTCTGATAACATTTTGTGATTTACGAGctctaataaaattatggaaCGTCTTGTTGTTGAGATCACCCACTTCCAATCAATGCAATTTAGCCTTCTGCTTAAGATGTTCTTCTTCTAAACCAGCAACAAACAACCATTTCTCATAAGCTTCAGCTTCCACATGGACATTTTCTTCAGAAGGAGAGACCAAAGTATTCTGATGCTTCTCACACAAAGTACCATATGCTTCTTGAGTCCTCTTCGTTAAATTCCCCAAATCTTCTCTTCCCAGTTCTCTAATTAGAGGTTTTAGATTCTTCAACTTTTTTGAAAACCTAAACATTGCAGACGTTGAATGAAATAGCACCTCAGTCTCCTCCCAATATTCCCTTAATCTTGGAATGAAGTTCGGTAAGCTCCCAATGacatttacatatttaaacGGCTTCCTAATTTTCTCCATTGGTGGCAACAACTGAATCTTGCAACGCAAGTGATCAGAACAACCCCCGGCTCAAATGTAGCAAATCCATTTGGGAACCTATTGATCGCATCTCCATTTAGCAATACTCTGTCAAGTTTCTTACAAATAACCCCTTCCCCCGTTTGTTACACCATGTATGAAGCGGACCCTGATATCCCATATCAGACATATTGCAATGAAGAACCATATGTTGGAAGTCTCTCATACCACTTGGAAGCCTACCTAGATTTGAAAAACCAGAACTCTCAACCCCATCCAGAATGTCGTTAAAATCACCCATTAGAACCCAAGCTTTATCTTTGAACATTGGAGAAGAGTGATGATCACAGAGATCCCCCCAaaacttctttctctcttctacTGCATTACTCGCATAGACAAATGTACAGAAAAATTCTTCCTCATTCAGTAACCCCACCGAGCAGGTAATAAGCTGATCAGACTTAAACACAGGAGTCATACGCACTGACTCTCTCCATAAAAGCCAAATCCTCCCACCCTGACTGTATTCATAGTTCACTG
This region of Brassica napus cultivar Da-Ae chromosome C5, Da-Ae, whole genome shotgun sequence genomic DNA includes:
- the LOC106418614 gene encoding homeobox-leucine zipper protein HDG11; protein product: MISRGTNLAENWVWLQDKPSFVPEQKNRRTQLKAQHERADNNALKAENDKIRCENKAIREALKHAICLNCGGPPVSEDPYFDEHKLRIENAHFRDELKRMSTVAPNYMGRPISSHLSTLHPMHISPLDLSMAGASLDFDLLPGSYMHYQPNNLATISDMDKPLMNDIALTAMEELLRLF